The following DNA comes from Acholeplasma equirhinis.
ACTGTATAAAGTATTAACCCAATAAAGAAACTCTCAAAACTATGCACTTCTATCAACTTATAAAAAGTACTGTATATACCTATGATGACTGCACTTGAAAGTAAATTCACGATAAGTGTTAATAATATATGAAGTGAAAAATTATCATGCATAATAAAACCCAATTGATATCCAATGGATGTACCTTTTTCTTTACTTAGGATATTAATTTGTTTTTTCTTTTGATCATCTTTTTGATCATTATCTTTAT
Coding sequences within:
- a CDS encoding phage holin family protein, which translates into the protein MDNKDNDQKDDQKKKQINILSKEKGTSIGYQLGFIMHDNFSLHILLTLIVNLLSSAVIIGIYSTFYKLIEVHSFESFFIGLILYTVMEIIIKLILIRFAWKILIQTFGFIFFILNLSLFFIVSLIVPGFTFLTNPSNIVIFTLSFMAFRLLLTTYIRKSRLFQKGV